The following nucleotide sequence is from Solidesulfovibrio carbinolicus.
CGACACCCTGGGACCGCTGAAGATCAACGGCCCCCGGGGGCTGCTTGTGCCGCTGCTCAAGGATCCCACGTTCTGGGACTACCAGTTCATGTCCAAGCTACCGTACTATTACATCATTCTGGTTCTTCTGATCCTGGTCCTCGCCTTTACCTGGTTCGTCTCCCGCTCCAAGATCGGCTACTATCTGGCCGCCGGCGGCGAAGAACCCGAGGCCGCCGCCGCCCTGGGCATCAACGTGGCCAACTACAAGCTCTTCGCCATGGCCCTGTCCTGCTTCCTCACCGCCCTGGCCGGCACGTTCTACGCCCAGCTCATGCTCTACTTCTATCCCAAAGGGCTCATGGGCCTGGACCTCTCCTTCGAGATCGCCTTTATCGCGCTCATCGGCGGCCGGGGCACCATCGCCGGCCCGGTCATCGGCGCGCTGCTCTTGCGACCGCTTAATGAATTCACCCGCATCTACTTAAGCGACATGCTGCCCGGGCTGCATCTGGTCATCTTCGGGCTCATCCTCATCCTGGTCATGATCTACCTGCCCAAGGGTCTCACCGCGCCGCTGGCCGCCCTTTATGACCGGCTGGCCCGCAAAATCACCGACCAGGGAGCAGCGAAATGAGCAACATCCTGGAAGTCACCAATCTCACCAAGCACTTCGGGGGCTTAACCGCCGTCAGCTCCCTGGACCTGCACATCAAGACCGGCGAAATCCTGGCGCTCATTGGTCCCAACGGCGCGGGCAAATCCACGGTCTTTAACCTCGTGGCCGGCGTGTTCGCCCCCTCCGAGGGCGTGATCAAATTCGCCGGACAGACCATCCACGGCCAGAAGCCCTGGGATCTCGCCCGGCTGGGGCTGGCCCGCACCTTCCAGATCGTCAAGCCCTTCGGCAGCAAGACCGTGCTGTACAACGTCATGGTGGGAGCCTTTTTGCGCACCAATTCCACCATCAAGGCCCGGGAAATTGCCGAAGAAGTGCTGGTCACCCTCCAGCTCGACCATACCAAGGACATGCTGGCCGCCAACCTCACCATCGCCGACCGCAAACGCCTGGAGATCGCCAAGGCCCTGGCCACCGATCCCAAGCTGCTGCTTCTCGACGAGGTCATGGCCGGCCTTCGCCCCACCGAAGTCGACGACATGATCGGCATCATCCGGGGACTGCGCGACCGGGGCGTCACCGTCTTTGTCATCGAGCACATCATGCGCGCCGTCATGGCCCTGTCCGACCGGGTGGTGGTCATCCAGTTCGGCCAGAAGATCGCCGAAGGCTCGCCCGAGGCCGTCACCAAGGATGAAAACGTCATCAAGGCCTATCTGGGAGGCGAGTATGACGCTGCTTAGCGTGGAGAACATCAACGTCGCGTACGGCGACGTGCAGATCATCAACGACCTCTCGCTGACGGTCAACGAAGGCGAGGTGGTGAGCATCATCGGCGGCAACGGCGCGGGCAAATCGACCTTGCTGAAGGCCATTTCGGGCCTGGTGCCGCCGAGTTCAGGAATCATCCGCTTCAGGGGCGAGGCCATCCAGGCCCTGCCCCCCGAAGCCGTCGTCGAGCGCGGTCTGGTCCATGTGCCCGAGGGCCGCCGGCTCTTTTCGCTCATGACCGTGGCCGAGAACCTGGACATCGGGGCCTACAACTCGCGGGCCTACAAGGACCGTGACAAGACCCTGCGCCAGGTCTACGAACTGCTGCCGCGCCTGCTCGAGCGCCAGACCCAGCTGGCCATGACGCTCTCCGGCGGCGAGCAGCAGATGGTGGCCATCGGCCGGGGACTCATGGCTCTGCCGGGCCTGCTCATGCTCGACGAGCCGTCCCTGGGTCTGGCTCCCATCCTGGTCAAGTCGATCTTCGAGACCCTGCGCAAGATCGCCGACGCCGGCACCACGGTGCTTCTGGTCGAACAGGACGTCAACCATTCGCTGCGTCTGTCCGACCGGGGCTACGTCCTGGAACACGGCCGGGTGGCCATGTCCGGCTCGGCCAAGGAACTGCTGGAAAACCCCCACGTCAAATCGGCCTATCTCGGCATTTAAAAGGAAAAGCCATGCACGGCTTTCACGGACGCATCATTACTGTTGACCTGACCCGGCGCGCTTTCACTATCGAAGCGGCCGATCCGGCCCATCTTGACGCCTATCTGGGCGGCAAGGGCCTAGCCACCCGGCTGCTGCTCGACCGCAACCCGGCCGGGGTCGATCCCCTGGCTCCGGAGAACAACCTCATCTTCGCCGCCGGCCCCTTGTGCGGCGGCGTGGCCTGGGGGGCCAGCCGCTACGGCGTGTTCACCAAATCCCCCCAGACCGGGTTTTACACCGAATCCTATTCCGGCGGCCGCACGCCCCAGGCCGTGGACGCCGCCGGTTTCGACGCCGTGGTCCTCACCGGCGCGGCGAATGCGCTCACGGCCCTGACCATCCACCCCGACGGCTGCACCTTCCACGACGCGGCCGATCTGGCCGGCCTGGACGCCTACGCCACCGAAGACGCGGCCCGGGAGCGTTTCGTGCTGCCCCGCGACGACGCCAAGCGCGTGGGCGCGGTGGTCATTGGCCCGGCCGGGGAAAACCTGTGCCGACTGGCCATGATCGCCAACGAACGCTGGCGTTGTGCCGGCCGCACCGGCGTCGGCGCGGTCATGGGCTCCAAAAAGGTCAAGGCCATCGTGTTCCAGGGCGACCGCAAGCGCCAGGCGGCCGATCCCGCCGGCCTGGCCGCCCATGCCGCCGCCTTTGCCAAGCGCGGGGTGGAGACCAAGGGCGTGCAGGTCTACAAGGCCATGGGCACGACCATGATGGTCGGGGTCATGAACGCGGCCGGAGCCTTTCCGGCCAAGTACTGGACCCAGGGCAACTGCGAACATTGGGAGAAGATCTCAGGCGAGACCTTCCACAAGGAGCACGAGGTCAAGGCCCACGCCTGCGCCAAATGCTTCATGTCCTGCGGCCGCATGGCCAAGCTCGCCTCGGGCCGCCACAAGGGCCTGACCCTGGAAGGGCCGGAGTACGAAACCATCTACGCCTTCGGCGGGCTGTGCATGATCGATGACATGGCCGAGATCGTGTATTTAAACGACCTCTGCGACCGCCTGGGCATTGATACCATCTCCGCCGGCAACCTCTGCGCCTTCACCGTCGAGGCCGTCTCGCGCGGCCGGGTGGACTACCCCATCGCCTACAACGACCCCGACGGCGCGGCCCGGCTCATCCAGGACATCGCCTCGGGCACGGGCATCGGGGCGCTCCTGGGCCAGGGCATCAAGGTCGCGGCCCGGGCCTGGGGACTGGAAGACCTGGCCGTCCACGTCAAGGGCCTGGAGCCGGCCGGCTACGACCCCCGGGCGCTTCGCGGCATGGGGCTGGCCTACGCCACATCCGACCGGGGGGCCTGCCATCTGCGCACCACCTTCTACAAGCCCGAGCTGGCCGGCATGATCCCGCCCGACGCCGTGGAAGGCAAGGCGGCCATGCTCATCGAGTTCGAGGACCGTCTCACCATCTTCGATACGCTTATCCTGTGCCGGTTCTTCCGCGATCTCTACACCTGGGACGAGCTGACCCAGGTCATCGGCCTGACCACCGGCCTCGACGCCAGCGAAGCAGCGCTCAAACGCCGGGCCGCGGCCATCGCCGACATGACCCGGGAGTTCAACCTGCGCGAAGGGCTGACCCCGGCCGACGACCGCCTCCCGGAGCGCATCCACCGCGAACCCCTGCCAAGCGGCAAGGAACTCCCCCGCGAGGCCTTCGACGCCATGCTGGCCGACTATTACCGGTTGCGCAATTGGTCGCCTCAGGGCGTGCCGACCGGCGCTGCCGACCTCTAACCCCAAAGCATCCCAAAGGAGCGGCACATGCTTGTCGGCGATTGGATGTCCACCGACGTGGCCACGGCGACCGAGGATGTCTCGATGATCAAGGCCGGTCGGATCATGCGCGACAAAAAAATCCGTCGTCTGCCCGTGGTGGACAAGGACGGAAAGCTTGTCGGCATCATTTCCGAGCGCGACCTCAAAGCGGCCTCGCCGTCCTCGGCCACCTCACTGGACATGTACGAAATGACCTACCTGCTCTCGGAGCTCAAGGTCAAAGCCATCATGACCAAGGACCCGGTGCGCATCCGGTGCACCGACACCGTGGAGCGGGCGGCGCTTATCATGCGCGACCGCAAGTTCGGCAGCCTGCCGGTGGTCGATGAAACGAACAAGGTGGTCGGCATCATCACCGACACCGATATCTTCCGCCTGTTTGTCTCCATCACCGGCATCGACCAGGGCGGCATCCAGATCGGGCTGCGCCTGGGCGTGGCCGAGGGCAGCCTCAAGCCGGTGCTTGATGAGCTGCGCCGTTTCGAGGCCCGCATCGTGAGCATCCTGTCCTCCTACGACCGGGGCGGCCCGGGCCAGCGCGACGTGTCCATCCGCATTCAGGGTCTGCCAGAGACCCGGGAACGGGAACTGCGCGCCGAACTCGAAAAGACCGGACACCTGCTCTACTGGACCCGCGATTAGTTGATAGTTCCTGTCCTCGCCTCACCCCGGACGGCTCTATCCCCGCTTGGCCGTCCGGGGCTCTTTATTTCCTGCAACCACCTTGATGCCGCCTCTTGACGCCGGGCGTCCGGTTCTGGTCTTCTTATTCAATCATGCCATCCCCAACCGTGTTGTCCCGCAAACCCGCCGTCAAACTCAACAGCGCCCGGCAAAAGACCTGGGAAGCGCTGTTTTGCGTGCCCGCCCGGCCGGACATTCTCTGGGACGACGTGGCAGCGCTGATTCGCGCCTTGGGCGGCCGGGAAATCCACCATCACCAAAAGACCGCCGGCTCACGGGTGCGGTTTGTTCTTGGCGGCGTCAAGGGCTTCTTCCATCGCCCCCACCCCGAAAACGTGCTGGACAAAGGCTGCGCCGCCGACGTGCGCGAATATCTCCTGCGCGCCGGCGTGGCCGTCTGACCGCGAGGCTCTCCATGGACAACGCCGCCTGCTACGCCGTCTACAAGGGCTATTGCCTCGTCTGTTCCGCGGAGGTAGACGGCACGCTCCACGGCCGCATCGATGGCATCCGCGACATCGTCACCTTCCACGCCGCCACCCCCGAAGCGCTCCAGCGCGCCTTCGAGGAAGCCGTGGACGACTATCTGGCCGTCTGCCAGGAGACCTGTCTGCCGCCCGATACGCCGGCCTGAGGGCGGTTCGCCGTGTCCCTTCAGACAGAGGCTTTTGCTGGCATTTTTGCTTTCTCCGTTATTTAATTGACATCAATTCTCAATTTCATTATCAGCAACCCATCCCGGGGCGTTTCCGGACGGTGGCCATGCCCGGCGCGTCAGGCGGCGTGGAAGTCCGCGCCATGCCGCCTTCCGCGCTCCTGCTCCGATGACGGCAGCGCCCCGGGACTTTTCTCCTGGAGGTTGCCGTTGATCCCGTCCCATGTAGCCCGCGCCCTGACCACCTTGCTCCCCATCCGCCAACCCGTATTTCTCTGGGGTCCCCCGGGCGTCGGCAAAAGCCAGATCGTGGCCCAGACCGCCGCTGTCCTTGGCCTTGATCTCATCGACATCCGGGCCGTGCTCCTCGATCCCGTGGACCTGCGCGGCTTGCCGCAAATCGACGCCGACGGCCGCACCCACTGGCGCGCCCCGGCCTTTTTGCCGACAGGCGGCCAGGGCGTCTTGTTCCTTGACGAATTAAACGCCGCCCCGCCCCTGGTCCAGGCCGCCTGCTACCAGCTCATCCTCGACCGGGCCCTGGGCGAATACCGGCTGCCGGACGGCTGGACCGTCCTTGCCGCCGGCAACCGCGACCAGGACCGGGCCGTCACTCACCGCATGCCGACCGCTTTGGCCAACCGGTTCGTGCACCTGGAAATCGAACCCCACCTGGAGGACTGGATTGCCTGGGCGGAAGCTTCGGGCATCGCGTCCGAGGTCACGGCCTTTTTGCGCTTCCGGCCCGCTTTGCTCCACGATTTCGATCCGACCCGGGCCGTCCGGTCCTTTCCCACGCCCCGGTCCTGGGAATTCGTGTCCGCCATGTTGCGTGGCGCGCCCGATCCGCAGGTGGAACTGGAACTGTTGCGCGGGGCCGTGGGCGACGGCGCGGCTTTGGAATTTTCCGGATTCCTGCGCACCTGGCGCGAGTTGCCCGACACCGACGCCGTGTTGGCCGATCCCGACGCCGCGCCGGCTCCACTGGAGCCGGCTGCCGCCTACGCCATCTGCGAGGCCCTGGGACGGCTGGCCTGCCCGGACGTCATGCCGGCGCTGACCCGCTACGCCGCCCGGCTGCCGGTGGAATTCGGGGTGCTGCTCATGCGCGACGCCGTGCGCCGCGACAGCCGCACGGCCAAGACGCCGGCCTTTGCCGCCTGGGCCCGCGACAACGCCGAGGTGTTCGTGTGACCGCGCCCGACGCCGTAGGCCGAAAGCTCGTGCGGGCACGCATGGAGCTCGTGCTGGGCCACCCGTTTTTCGGGGCCATGGCCCTGCGCCTCACCCCACTGGCCGACGCCTCCTGTCGCGACGTCTGGACCGACGGCGTCACGCTCGGCTACAATCCCCTTTTCGTGGCCGAGCGCGGCGAGGACGAAATCTCGGCGATTATCGCCCATGAAATCCTGCACTTGGCCTGCGAACACCATTTGCGCCGTAAGGACCGCGACAAGGGGCTGTGGAACCTGGCTTGCGACCTGGCCGTGTCCGCGCTGCTCGTGGAAGCGGGCTTCACCCTGCCCCCGGGCCACCCCTTCGAGGCCGCCCACGCCGGCAAGCCGGCCGAGGCCATCTATGCCGTGCTGGCCGGCGAAATCGACCAGCGTCATGGCGGCGGCGGCACGGATGCGGCCAAGACTTCGGCCCTGCCGGCCGACACCGCCCCGGGCGGCGGCGACGGCGACACGCCGCTGGCCGCCAAGGCCGGACAAGCCGAACCCACGCCGTCCGGCGCCGCGCTTACCGGCCAGGACAAACAGCCCCAAAGCGCTTCGGGCGACAAGGACGGGGCCGGAACCCTTGGCCAAACGCCAAGCCGCAGCATCGGCGAGGTGCGCGACCACCCGGACCTGGACGGGCAGCGCCGGGAATCCGAGCACCGCGATCTGACCGACAAGCTGCGCCAGGACGTCAACCAGTCGCGCCGGGCGGCCAGCGCCATGGGCAACATGCCGGCCGGTCTTGACCGGCTGTTGGCCGAGCTGGCCTCGCCCAGGCTCGATTGGGCGGCACTGCTGCGCCGTTTCATCCTGGCCCGGGCGGTCAGCGACTATTCCTGGTCGCCGCCCAGCCGTCGCCATATCCACCTGGGTCTGTACCTCCCCTCGCCGCGCTCCATGACCCTGGGCGAGGTGGCCCTTGTTCTCGACACCTCCGGCTCGGTGGACGAGGAGCTTCTCGCCGCCTTTTGCGCCGAGCTCGGCTCCATCCTGAGCGCCTGCGAGGCCAGGCTGCACGTCTATGCCTGCGACGCGGCCGTGGGCGAAGCGACCGTGTACTCCCGGGCCGATCCGCCCTTGCACCTGTCCCCGCCGGGTGGCGGCGGCACGGACTACCGCCCGGCCTTCGCCAAGGTTGAGGCCGACGGGTTACGGCCGGCCTGTCTGCTCTATTTCACCGATCTCCAGTGCGACCGGTTTCCCGAGGAGCCGGCCTATCCGGTGCTGTGGATCGTGCCCAAAACCGCCAAGGAGCGACCGCCGTTCGGCGACGTCGTCCAACTGGACTAGGAGAGTCCCTATGCGCATTACCTGGCATATCGTCAAAAAGCGCGGCAATCTGCGCCCGGAACTGGTCTACGACGTCGTCCTGGAAGGCCACGAAAAAGCCCTGGCCCTGCCTTACGTGCGCATTGATTCGACCATCCCCGAGCCGCCGTCTTCCTGGCAGGCCCACTGCTATCCCGGCCAGCACGAACGGGCCGGGGCCGCGCCGGCCGGCGTTTACCAGTTGGCCACGCCCAACCATGCCGCCGGCAGGCTGCGGCAATCGCTGCGCCTGCCCTGGCGGCAGGACAACGCCTACCCGGAAGTGGAAGCGTCGTTTACGGCCCTGCGCCGGGCCTTTGAAGCGGCTTTGGCTGCGGCCGGAGCCAGCCAGCCCATGGACGTGCGCGGGGAGCTGACGCTCTCCGCCGGCCTCAAGCGGGATCTGGCCCCGTCGCTCATGGCCGACCGGCTGCTGGGGCTGGCCCAGTAGCGCCTTGCAGGCTCAAACGCCGAAGGGCCGCCCGGGAATGTGTCCGGGCGGCCCCTAGCGTTTGCTCCGGGCCGGACTCTTGTCGCGCCCACGAAAAAGCGCCTGATGGAAATGTCAAATCCATCGCCAGCCGCCACCCAAACCGATAAATTGCCCCTCCAAAACGAGGCGTCCAAAAGCCTCTTGCCTCTTCTCGTCGCGTCCTTACGCCACCACCCAGACCGCCAGCCCCTTGGCGGCGTGGATGATTTTGGTGGAGACGCTGCCGAAAAGAAATTCCTCCTGCTTGGACACGCCGCGCCGACCCACGACCACGGTGCCGTAGCCGCCTTCCTCGGCCAGCCGCAGCACTTCCAGGGCGATGCTCGTGCCGATGCTGCATTCGGTGGCTTCCCGCAGCGGGGAACGGCAGCTCTCCACGAACCGCGTGCCGACCTTGCCATCGGGAATGCCGGCCGCGACGAGCATGGCCCTGGCCTGGGCCAGGGCGTCACGCATGGCGGCGTTGCGGCGCTGGCATTCGGCCTTCCAGGCCGCGTCATCGGCAAAAAGGTCCCGGTCGGCCGGACGTTCAATGGCGGCCACATCGACTTGTCGGGTTCCATCGTGCCCGACCATGGCCGCGACATAGGCCACGGAGCGTTGGGCATTGTCCGAGCCGTCGTAGGCGATAAGGATTTTGTCGGTATTCATGGCTGCTCCAGGTTCAGACGCCGCTGCGGCCAAGGGCTTGGCGGGCGCGGCAAAGGTCGTCGATGAGTTCGCCGGCCGTGTCATAGTAGACCTCGGCGGCCAGGGAAAATCGCCGCAAGACATTGGTCAGTTCCAGCGGGATGTAGGGAAACAGCTTCTGCAGATTGACGATGCGATTGGGGAACATGATGGAACAATCGTCGCTGGTGATCTGCGCCCGCATGGCCGGCGAGACGGACTGGGTGGTGTGCTGCCCCATGCCGACCAGGAACTGGATGATGTTGCCCAGGCCAAAGAGGTCGAGGCCAAACGGGCTTTCCTGGAAGTCAAAAGTGTAATCGAAATCGATCCAGCAATACTGCCCGGAATCGTGGAGCACGTAGAGGTGGTCGCGGCGCACGTCGCCGTGCTTT
It contains:
- a CDS encoding AAA family ATPase, with the protein product MIPSHVARALTTLLPIRQPVFLWGPPGVGKSQIVAQTAAVLGLDLIDIRAVLLDPVDLRGLPQIDADGRTHWRAPAFLPTGGQGVLFLDELNAAPPLVQAACYQLILDRALGEYRLPDGWTVLAAGNRDQDRAVTHRMPTALANRFVHLEIEPHLEDWIAWAEASGIASEVTAFLRFRPALLHDFDPTRAVRSFPTPRSWEFVSAMLRGAPDPQVELELLRGAVGDGAALEFSGFLRTWRELPDTDAVLADPDAAPAPLEPAAAYAICEALGRLACPDVMPALTRYAARLPVEFGVLLMRDAVRRDSRTAKTPAFAAWARDNAEVFV
- a CDS encoding ABC transporter ATP-binding protein, which produces MSNILEVTNLTKHFGGLTAVSSLDLHIKTGEILALIGPNGAGKSTVFNLVAGVFAPSEGVIKFAGQTIHGQKPWDLARLGLARTFQIVKPFGSKTVLYNVMVGAFLRTNSTIKAREIAEEVLVTLQLDHTKDMLAANLTIADRKRLEIAKALATDPKLLLLDEVMAGLRPTEVDDMIGIIRGLRDRGVTVFVIEHIMRAVMALSDRVVVIQFGQKIAEGSPEAVTKDENVIKAYLGGEYDAA
- a CDS encoding branched-chain amino acid ABC transporter permease, whose protein sequence is MSRKQLDRTLLIAAALVAFGLPLVVTSPTYLQILILLFFYAYLTTAWNLVGGFAGVLPLGHSVFVGIGAYTSSILTLQYGVSPWIGMLVGGAIAAVIGVIIGLPTFRMRGAYFCLCTIAFAEGIRVMVENIDTLGPLKINGPRGLLVPLLKDPTFWDYQFMSKLPYYYIILVLLILVLAFTWFVSRSKIGYYLAAGGEEPEAAAALGINVANYKLFAMALSCFLTALAGTFYAQLMLYFYPKGLMGLDLSFEIAFIALIGGRGTIAGPVIGALLLRPLNEFTRIYLSDMLPGLHLVIFGLILILVMIYLPKGLTAPLAALYDRLARKITDQGAAK
- a CDS encoding CBS and ACT domain-containing protein, with protein sequence MLVGDWMSTDVATATEDVSMIKAGRIMRDKKIRRLPVVDKDGKLVGIISERDLKAASPSSATSLDMYEMTYLLSELKVKAIMTKDPVRIRCTDTVERAALIMRDRKFGSLPVVDETNKVVGIITDTDIFRLFVSITGIDQGGIQIGLRLGVAEGSLKPVLDELRRFEARIVSILSSYDRGGPGQRDVSIRIQGLPETRERELRAELEKTGHLLYWTRD
- a CDS encoding aldehyde ferredoxin oxidoreductase family protein is translated as MHGFHGRIITVDLTRRAFTIEAADPAHLDAYLGGKGLATRLLLDRNPAGVDPLAPENNLIFAAGPLCGGVAWGASRYGVFTKSPQTGFYTESYSGGRTPQAVDAAGFDAVVLTGAANALTALTIHPDGCTFHDAADLAGLDAYATEDAARERFVLPRDDAKRVGAVVIGPAGENLCRLAMIANERWRCAGRTGVGAVMGSKKVKAIVFQGDRKRQAADPAGLAAHAAAFAKRGVETKGVQVYKAMGTTMMVGVMNAAGAFPAKYWTQGNCEHWEKISGETFHKEHEVKAHACAKCFMSCGRMAKLASGRHKGLTLEGPEYETIYAFGGLCMIDDMAEIVYLNDLCDRLGIDTISAGNLCAFTVEAVSRGRVDYPIAYNDPDGAARLIQDIASGTGIGALLGQGIKVAARAWGLEDLAVHVKGLEPAGYDPRALRGMGLAYATSDRGACHLRTTFYKPELAGMIPPDAVEGKAAMLIEFEDRLTIFDTLILCRFFRDLYTWDELTQVIGLTTGLDASEAALKRRAAAIADMTREFNLREGLTPADDRLPERIHREPLPSGKELPREAFDAMLADYYRLRNWSPQGVPTGAADL
- a CDS encoding vWA domain-containing protein translates to MTAPDAVGRKLVRARMELVLGHPFFGAMALRLTPLADASCRDVWTDGVTLGYNPLFVAERGEDEISAIIAHEILHLACEHHLRRKDRDKGLWNLACDLAVSALLVEAGFTLPPGHPFEAAHAGKPAEAIYAVLAGEIDQRHGGGGTDAAKTSALPADTAPGGGDGDTPLAAKAGQAEPTPSGAALTGQDKQPQSASGDKDGAGTLGQTPSRSIGEVRDHPDLDGQRRESEHRDLTDKLRQDVNQSRRAASAMGNMPAGLDRLLAELASPRLDWAALLRRFILARAVSDYSWSPPSRRHIHLGLYLPSPRSMTLGEVALVLDTSGSVDEELLAAFCAELGSILSACEARLHVYACDAAVGEATVYSRADPPLHLSPPGGGGTDYRPAFAKVEADGLRPACLLYFTDLQCDRFPEEPAYPVLWIVPKTAKERPPFGDVVQLD
- a CDS encoding universal stress protein, which produces MNTDKILIAYDGSDNAQRSVAYVAAMVGHDGTRQVDVAAIERPADRDLFADDAAWKAECQRRNAAMRDALAQARAMLVAAGIPDGKVGTRFVESCRSPLREATECSIGTSIALEVLRLAEEGGYGTVVVGRRGVSKQEEFLFGSVSTKIIHAAKGLAVWVVA
- a CDS encoding type II toxin-antitoxin system HicA family toxin, whose amino-acid sequence is MPSPTVLSRKPAVKLNSARQKTWEALFCVPARPDILWDDVAALIRALGGREIHHHQKTAGSRVRFVLGGVKGFFHRPHPENVLDKGCAADVREYLLRAGVAV
- a CDS encoding ABC transporter ATP-binding protein — encoded protein: MTLLSVENINVAYGDVQIINDLSLTVNEGEVVSIIGGNGAGKSTLLKAISGLVPPSSGIIRFRGEAIQALPPEAVVERGLVHVPEGRRLFSLMTVAENLDIGAYNSRAYKDRDKTLRQVYELLPRLLERQTQLAMTLSGGEQQMVAIGRGLMALPGLLMLDEPSLGLAPILVKSIFETLRKIADAGTTVLLVEQDVNHSLRLSDRGYVLEHGRVAMSGSAKELLENPHVKSAYLGI